In Gouania willdenowi chromosome 24, fGouWil2.1, whole genome shotgun sequence, a single window of DNA contains:
- the dlgap2b gene encoding discs large associated protein 2b isoform X7 has translation MSALKKVLPWLLQTHCCLFFEKDADQRFSSWSLSQKFNEGRRLPPTRNMKGLSGSRSHHQIPFSHGLDYDPHVHDHRPRHHSESRHSSYLLSPTESCPMDFHHRYSPRSSIHSDCMVMSPVLMAPPPVPDHISSSTFPRMHYSSQYYDSATRDDCAAITASATSPAVTAAVAAAAASSHYAGTKSNRLPANLLDQFEKQLPLHRDGFHTLQYQRMSTTTEQRSESPGRIRHLVHSVQKLFTKSHSLEGSSKMNGTKGDVGGGGGAGGYYHHGQHSTKHNSKRSKSKERKQRSGGWWSSDDNLDSDSTYRTPSIMSRHHGGEHMSHCFPESMHSHHFGELSLKTSKSNNDVKCSACDSMAMAPEGKFMKRSSWSTLTVSQAKEAYRKSSLNLDKPMMHTDLKTSRTCHYLQVPQDEWSGYPGEKDDEIPCRRMRSSSYVKAMGEVDDDSGDSDTSPKTSPQKGIRPDALVLKSAMQRHRLDSQSQHYHLQTRDMRPHPSVTLDPTTTFHPPPFRSRNQSYMRAVSTLSQASCVSQVSETEVNGQFESVCESVFSELESQAMEALDLPGSFRTRSHSYLRAIQAGYSQDDDCLPSMTSSTVTSTLRSTTEGYDVLDGTSLLNEDMIEDDDGASSSAYAELERLERETAAARSQHSTSSTVTAISVPPASPPSYRIPHASPIATSEPQVPQALQAFKESASMVAAFNMQWKDEISAMRYELAELRRDVCGELKTFNSNFFNFTQCYNMWTLCREPCSDSMTQTEDRVSIGIQAGSSWSVLQHLEDKSVMCQPEPKPFNIMDLMNPPRIEIIEGTPESTPEGSGSPASPHPIEDFPWEINKRPKAHTQQPDPSSHAGGHRSASLELWSRKYSSGPMSYLSMSF, from the exons ACCAAAGGTTTTCATCTTGGTCCCTGTCTCAAAAGTTCAATGAAGGCAGACGCCTCCCTCCAACCAGGAACATGAAGGGCTTATCGGGCAGCCGCTCCCACCACCAGATTCCTTTTTCCCATGGCTTGGACTACGACCCCCATGTTCACGACCACCGACCCCGCCATCACTCCGAGTCCCGCCACTCGTCCTACCTGCTCAGTCCCACCGAGAGCTGCCCCATGGACTTCCACCACCGCTACTCACCACGCAGCTCCATCCATTCTGACTGCATGGTGATGTCGCCAGTCCTgatggctccgccccctgtccCTGACCACATCTCCAGCAGCACCTTCCCTAGAATGCACTACAGCTCTCAGTACTATGACTCAGCAACACGAGACGACTGCGCTGCCATCACTGCCTCTGCCACTTCGCCAGCTGTCACCGCAGCAGTCGCCGCGGCGGCCGCTTCTTCTCACTACGCCGGAACCAAGAGCAACCGCCTTCCTGCAAACCTCCTGGACCAGTTTGAGAAACAACTACCATTGCACCGCGACGGCTTTCACACATTACAGTACCAGCGCATGTCTACTACAACAGAACAACGCAGTGAGAGTCCTGGCCGCATTAGACATCTTGTTCACTCTGTCCAGAAACTCTTCACCAAGTCCCACTCCCTCGAAGGATCGTCCAAGATGAATGGCACTAAAGGTGATgttggaggtggaggaggagcaggggGCTATTACCATCATGGCCAACATTCCACCAAACACAATAGCAAGAGAAGCAAGAGTAAAGAGCGAAAGCAGCGCTCTGGCGGCTGGTGGAGCTCAGACGACAACTTGGACAGTGACAGCACTTACCGAACACCCAGCATCATGTCGCGGCACCACGGCGGGGAGCACATGAGCCACTGTTTCCCAGAATCCATGCATAGCCACCACTTTGGAGAACTGTCACTCAAGACCTCTAAGAGTAACAATGATGTCAAGTGTTCGGCCTGTGACAGCATGGCCATGGCACCTGAGGGCAAGTTCATGAAGAGGAGCTCCTGGTCAACACTGACAGTCAGCCAGGCCAAGGAGGCATACAGGAAGTCATCACTTAATTTAGACAAACCCATGATGCACACAGACCTCAAGACATCGCGAACATGTCATTACCTGCAG GTTCCCCAGGATGAGTGGAGTGGATACCCTGGTGAGAAGGACGACGAGATCCCATGTCGGCGGATGAGGAGCAGCAGCTATGTTAAAGCTATGGGAGAGGTGGACGATGATAGCGGAGACTCAGACACCAGCCCCAAGACTTCCCCTCAGAAGGGCATTCGACCTGACGCTCTTGTCCTCAAATCAGCCATGCAGAGACACCGTTTGGACTCCCAAAG CCAGCACTACCACTTGCAAACCAGAGACATGCGACCCCACCCCAGTGTCACGCTGGATCCTACCACAACCTTCCATCCTCCACCTTTTCGCTCCCGCAACCAGAGCTACATGCGCGCTGTCAGCACTCTCAGTCAGGCTAGCTGCGTCAGCCAG GTGAGTGAGACTGAGGTCAATGGCCAGTTTGAGTCAGTTTGCGAGTCCGTTTTTAGTGAACTAGAATCCCAGGCCATGGAGGCCTTGGACCTGCCCGGTTCGTTCCGCACTCGAAGCCACAGTTACCTCCGTGCAATTCAGGCTGGTTATTCCCAGGATGACGACTGCTTGCCTTCAATGACATCCTCCACTGTCACTTCAACTCTCAGATCCacaacag AGGGATATGATGTTTTGGATGGGACATCTTTACTAAATGAAGACATGATAGAGGATGACGATGGTGCTAGCTCCTCTGCCTACGCTGAGCTTGAGAGACTGGAGAGAGAGACTGCGGCTGCTCGCAGCCAGCACAGTACTAGCTCCACCGTCACAGCCATCTCTGTCCCACCGGCATCACCCCCTTCCTACAGGATCCCTCATGCCTCCCCCATAGCCACCTCTGAGCCGCAGGTTCCTCAGGCTCTGCAAGCCTTTAAAGAGTCCGCCAGCATGGTCGCTGCCTTCAACATGCAGTGGAAGGATGAAATTTCTGCAATGCGTTATGAGCTTGCAGAGCTCCGTAGAGATGTTTGTGGTGAATTAAAAACTTTCAATAGCAATTTCTTCAACTTCACTCAGTGCTACAACATGTGGACTTTGTGCCGGGAGCCTTGCAGTGACAGCATGACGCAAACAGAAGATAGAGTTTCAATAGGAATCCAAGCAGGCTCCAGTTGGTCTGTGCTCCAACACCTGGAGGACAAATCTGTGATGTGCCAACCAGAGCCTAAACCCTTCAACATCATGGATTTGATGAATCCACCACGGATTGAGATTATAGAGGGTACTCCTGAGAGCACGCCCGAGGGCTCAGGCAGCCCGGCAAGCCCACATCCAATAGAAGACTTTCCTTGGGAGATCAACAAACGGCCGAAGGCTCATACACAGCAGCCAGATCCAAGTAGCCACGCTGGTGGCCATAGAAGTGCTAGCCTAGAACTGTGGAGCAGGAAGTACTCTAGTGGTCCCATGTCATATTTGTCTATGTCATTCTAA